A part of Ancylothrix sp. D3o genomic DNA contains:
- a CDS encoding EVE domain-containing protein: protein MDTKLQEVVTFTKKLLEIPLLGENLKQDPILKSLSVIRRPNPTKYKFTPQEWQQIHEIINSAILHLIFINF from the coding sequence TTGGATACTAAACTTCAAGAGGTCGTTACCTTTACCAAAAAATTGTTAGAGATACCCTTATTAGGGGAAAATTTAAAACAAGACCCCATACTCAAGAGCTTATCTGTGATTCGCCGGCCAAACCCCACTAAGTATAAATTTACTCCGCAGGAATGGCAGCAGATCCATGAAATAATTAACTCAGCCATTTTACATTTAATATTCATCAATTTTTAG